The following coding sequences are from one Aeromicrobium duanguangcaii window:
- a CDS encoding NHL repeat-containing protein, with protein sequence MLSSPTRPVSPRASRRGSRPLALLLVLLTVLAGMVSTSAPAQAASGPISMGSFGSSGSGAGQFSGANDLAVGPNGHVYVADAANQRIQEFTSEGAFVRSSVRSYFVSAVTVGYDGQVYAVDSMGSVLKYASGLQSYTEIRRSGGAFGIAVDRAGNLYVTDTGASRIEKLDSSGRLLATWSKATGDSRSFSSPYGIAVDGAGSVHVADYGNARVVKLDASGAFVSEMTQVGGGSLAGPYRVAADGQGRIAVTDIARARDSVSVFSADGALEATWDPSGPTYGVPYGVAFGSDGTIYVLNFYIDAVQMFRLSPAFGAFTPQIAGSGRVGDTLTVSASTTPEPASWAYAWTVAGSADVRSNTTTFTPTAADQGKTVTVSVTAKGAGGDPEDRTETATKAITGKVMDTTVTIVDSTPDSAPTSGDVLTVKADESTLPAGATESVRWGRLAGQDCVVAGAAADEYTVVAGDAGATLCAEVTYGAAGHESFTKTATASSTAVGAFTMASSAIDAKAPVVGQSVTASIDLADAPAGAKVTSWQWGVVAGGDCVAIAGADERTFAADVSDFEKVLCLTATVSAPHHLDAQVTVTVGAVGAGTFGQAPTVTLSDWAQVGVELSAEVTGGDPAGADRAYQWNLDGDPIDGATQAAFTPRASDEGHDLSVTVTSTVRGYVADVTTSNQVKIAAGRLSVPEPTFDTAHPRVGTAVSLPVDLAEAPEGAEAHWQWGTRDGAECVAIGGAEGDTFTPTSAQVGEPLCVVVSVTAPGYEPMEAIFTVENAVVRGTLPAMSAVLSSTSPKAGATLTASLLAGELPAGATTRVTWGHASTAEDCRPDEVAASFEVTGAMAGGVVCALVEVTAPGYAEWSTVLSAEVEKGLLQIAAPVLSTDRPAVGVAVSLPVDLSEAPEGAELVRQWGVVDGTECVAISGATGESFTPTADQVGQVLCADVSVTAARHFAFEMTVIAENAVVRGTLPAIRAALSSTSPKAGATLTASLLAGELPAGATTRVTWGHASTAEDCRPDEVAASFEVTGAMAGGVVCALVEVTAPGYAEWSTVLSAEVEKGRLEVAAPVLSTDRPAVGVAVSLPVDLSEAPEGAELVRQWGVVDGTECVAISGATSESFTPTADQVGQVLCADVSVTAARHFAFETTVVAENAVVRGTLPAIRAVVSPMAPKVGTKLTASTFSTALPAGAKTTVSWGYAVQGATCRPAKAAVSFSVTKAMAGRTVCALVTVTAPGYADWSTVVKTGLVKETAKVTVSPKKVRGAAKFTIRAQGLAPGQRYRISLRTKKVTGKADSHGRIVRKIRYKAGLVSKKRVITVRGYDSRGKVDYVKKVKVVHRAK encoded by the coding sequence GTGCTCTCTTCGCCCACGCGCCCCGTGAGTCCCCGCGCGTCACGCCGCGGCTCGCGTCCGCTCGCTCTCCTGCTCGTCCTGCTCACGGTTCTCGCCGGTATGGTCTCGACCTCCGCGCCGGCGCAGGCCGCGAGCGGGCCGATCTCGATGGGTTCCTTCGGCTCCTCAGGTTCCGGTGCGGGCCAGTTCTCCGGCGCGAATGACCTGGCCGTGGGGCCCAACGGCCACGTCTACGTCGCCGACGCCGCCAACCAACGCATCCAGGAGTTCACGTCCGAGGGCGCGTTCGTCCGCAGCTCGGTGCGCAGCTACTTCGTGAGTGCAGTGACGGTCGGCTACGACGGCCAGGTCTACGCAGTGGACTCCATGGGCTCGGTCTTGAAGTACGCCTCGGGCCTGCAGAGCTACACCGAGATCCGCAGGTCGGGCGGCGCCTTCGGCATCGCGGTGGACCGCGCCGGCAACCTCTACGTCACCGACACGGGCGCCTCACGCATCGAGAAACTCGATTCCAGTGGGCGGCTGTTGGCCACGTGGAGCAAGGCCACGGGCGACTCCCGATCCTTCTCCAGTCCCTATGGCATCGCCGTGGACGGCGCAGGCTCCGTCCATGTCGCCGACTACGGGAACGCGAGAGTGGTGAAGCTCGACGCCAGCGGCGCCTTCGTGTCCGAGATGACCCAGGTCGGTGGCGGCTCGCTCGCCGGGCCGTACCGGGTGGCGGCGGATGGACAGGGGCGCATCGCGGTGACGGACATCGCCCGCGCCCGCGACAGCGTGTCGGTGTTCTCCGCCGACGGTGCGCTGGAAGCGACCTGGGACCCGTCGGGGCCGACATACGGGGTGCCGTACGGAGTGGCATTCGGCTCTGACGGAACGATCTACGTGCTCAACTTCTACATCGACGCGGTGCAGATGTTCCGCCTGTCCCCTGCCTTCGGCGCGTTCACGCCCCAGATCGCGGGTTCGGGTCGGGTCGGTGACACGTTGACGGTGTCTGCGTCGACGACGCCGGAGCCGGCCTCGTGGGCCTACGCATGGACGGTCGCGGGCAGTGCCGACGTGCGCTCGAACACGACCACGTTCACGCCCACCGCGGCCGACCAGGGCAAGACGGTCACGGTCTCGGTGACGGCGAAGGGCGCCGGCGGCGATCCGGAGGATCGAACCGAGACGGCCACGAAGGCGATCACGGGCAAGGTGATGGACACGACGGTGACCATCGTCGACTCCACGCCGGATTCGGCGCCCACGTCCGGCGACGTGCTGACCGTGAAGGCCGACGAGTCCACGCTTCCCGCAGGCGCGACCGAATCGGTCCGCTGGGGACGCCTGGCTGGCCAGGACTGTGTCGTGGCAGGCGCCGCCGCCGACGAGTACACCGTCGTCGCCGGGGACGCGGGAGCGACGCTCTGCGCCGAGGTGACCTATGGGGCGGCCGGCCACGAGTCGTTCACGAAGACCGCGACGGCGAGCTCCACCGCGGTCGGCGCGTTCACCATGGCGTCCTCGGCGATCGACGCGAAGGCGCCGGTCGTGGGCCAGTCGGTCACCGCGTCGATCGATCTGGCTGACGCACCCGCGGGCGCGAAGGTCACGTCCTGGCAGTGGGGTGTCGTCGCTGGCGGCGACTGCGTGGCCATCGCCGGTGCGGACGAACGGACCTTCGCCGCGGACGTGTCCGACTTCGAGAAGGTGCTGTGCCTGACGGCGACTGTGAGTGCGCCGCACCACCTCGACGCGCAGGTGACCGTGACCGTGGGTGCGGTGGGTGCCGGCACGTTCGGGCAGGCACCGACGGTCACCCTCTCGGACTGGGCCCAGGTCGGTGTGGAGCTGTCCGCCGAGGTGACCGGCGGCGACCCCGCCGGCGCCGATCGCGCGTACCAGTGGAACCTGGATGGTGACCCGATCGACGGTGCGACGCAGGCGGCCTTCACGCCGCGTGCCTCCGACGAGGGCCACGATCTGTCCGTGACGGTCACCTCGACCGTTCGCGGATACGTCGCTGACGTGACCACGTCGAACCAGGTGAAGATCGCGGCAGGTCGCCTGAGCGTGCCGGAGCCGACCTTCGACACCGCGCACCCGAGGGTGGGCACGGCGGTGTCGCTGCCGGTCGACCTCGCCGAGGCGCCCGAGGGCGCCGAGGCGCACTGGCAGTGGGGCACCCGCGACGGTGCCGAATGCGTCGCGATCGGCGGTGCCGAGGGTGACACGTTCACGCCGACCTCTGCTCAGGTCGGTGAGCCCCTGTGCGTGGTGGTCAGCGTCACGGCGCCGGGCTACGAGCCGATGGAGGCGATCTTCACGGTCGAGAACGCGGTGGTGCGAGGCACGTTGCCCGCGATGAGTGCTGTGTTGAGCTCGACGTCCCCGAAGGCTGGCGCGACGTTGACGGCGTCGCTGCTGGCCGGCGAACTGCCGGCGGGCGCGACGACGCGGGTCACATGGGGTCATGCGTCGACCGCGGAGGATTGCCGGCCCGACGAGGTCGCCGCGTCGTTCGAGGTCACTGGTGCGATGGCTGGCGGTGTGGTGTGTGCGCTGGTGGAGGTGACGGCCCCCGGTTATGCCGAGTGGTCGACGGTGTTGAGTGCCGAGGTGGAGAAGGGCCTGCTGCAGATCGCGGCGCCGGTGCTGAGCACCGACCGTCCGGCGGTGGGTGTGGCCGTGTCGCTGCCGGTGGATCTGTCCGAGGCGCCTGAGGGTGCTGAGCTGGTTCGGCAGTGGGGCGTGGTCGATGGCACGGAGTGCGTCGCGATCTCCGGTGCGACGGGTGAGTCGTTCACCCCGACCGCGGACCAGGTCGGGCAGGTGCTGTGCGCTGATGTGTCCGTGACCGCTGCGAGGCACTTCGCGTTCGAGATGACTGTGATCGCCGAGAACGCGGTGGTGCGAGGCACGTTGCCCGCGATCCGTGCGGCACTGAGTTCGACGTCCCCGAAGGCTGGCGCGACGTTGACGGCGTCGCTGCTGGCCGGCGAACTGCCGGCGGGCGCGACGACGCGGGTCACATGGGGTCATGCGTCGACCGCGGAGGATTGCCGGCCCGACGAGGTCGCCGCGTCGTTCGAGGTCACTGGTGCGATGGCTGGCGGTGTGGTGTGTGCGCTGGTGGAGGTGACGGCCCCCGGTTATGCCGAGTGGTCGACGGTGTTGAGTGCCGAGGTGGAGAAGGGCCGGCTCGAGGTCGCGGCGCCGGTGCTGAGCACCGATCGTCCGGCGGTGGGTGTGGCCGTGTCGCTGCCGGTGGATCTGTCCGAGGCGCCTGAGGGTGCTGAGTTGGTTCGGCAGTGGGGCGTGGTCGATGGCACGGAGTGCGTCGCGATCTCCGGTGCGACGAGTGAGTCGTTCACCCCGACCGCGGACCAGGTCGGGCAGGTGCTGTGCGCTGATGTGTCCGTGACCGCTGCGAGGCACTTCGCGTTCGAGACGACCGTGGTCGCCGAGAACGCGGTGGTGCGAGGCACGCTGCCCGCAATCCGTGCGGTGGTCAGCCCGATGGCGCCGAAGGTCGGCACGAAGCTGACGGCGTCGACGTTCTCGACGGCTCTGCCGGCCGGCGCGAAGACGACCGTCTCGTGGGGTTACGCCGTGCAGGGCGCGACGTGCCGCCCGGCGAAGGCTGCGGTGTCGTTCTCGGTGACGAAGGCGATGGCCGGGCGCACGGTGTGTGCGCTGGTGACGGTGACGGCTCCCGGCTACGCCGACTGGTCGACGGTCGTGAAGACGGGACTGGTCAAGGAGACCGCGAAGGTCACGGTGTCGCCGAAGAAGGTGCGGGGTGCGGCGAAGTTCACGATCCGTGCCCAGGGGCTGGCTCCGGGCCAGCGTTACCGCATCTCGCTGCGGACCAAGAAGGTCACCGGCAAGGCCGACTCCCACGGCCGGATCGTGCGCAAGATCCGGTACAAGGCCGGTCTGGTCTCCAAGAAGCGTGTCATCACGGTCCGCGGGTACGACTCGCGCGGCAAGGTCGACTACGTGAAGAAGGTCAAGGTCGTCCACCGCGCGAAGTGA
- a CDS encoding enoyl-CoA hydratase-related protein, whose translation MTELVHLDVADGVATITLDSEHNRNALSRQLVTELGAHLEAAEADADAKVIVLRSAHRVFCSGADLSEAAEGSMQQGAATLIDLQRRLATSAKPVVVVLGGPVRAGGLGLVGAADIVLATRPVTFALTEVRLALAPAVISASLLPRLSPRAASELFLTGRKFDAAEAAEIGLVTRVVEDGELDAALQSVLADLSLGYPQGFRETKALLNHDLVERIDRLGDQLAEQSARLFGSDEAREAMLAFLSRKG comes from the coding sequence ATGACCGAACTCGTCCACCTGGACGTCGCGGACGGCGTCGCGACGATCACCCTCGACAGTGAGCACAACCGCAATGCGCTGAGCCGTCAGCTCGTCACCGAGCTGGGGGCGCACCTCGAGGCCGCCGAGGCCGACGCAGACGCGAAGGTGATCGTGCTGCGCTCGGCTCACCGCGTGTTCTGCTCGGGCGCCGATCTGTCGGAGGCGGCGGAGGGCTCGATGCAGCAGGGCGCGGCAACGCTGATCGACCTGCAGCGCCGACTGGCCACGAGCGCGAAGCCGGTCGTGGTGGTCCTCGGCGGGCCGGTGCGCGCCGGCGGTCTGGGGCTGGTCGGCGCGGCCGACATCGTGCTGGCCACGCGGCCGGTCACGTTCGCGCTGACCGAGGTCCGGCTGGCGCTCGCGCCGGCGGTCATCAGTGCGTCGTTGCTGCCGCGGCTGTCCCCGCGTGCCGCGTCCGAGCTGTTCCTCACGGGGCGCAAGTTCGACGCGGCCGAGGCCGCCGAGATCGGCCTGGTCACCCGGGTCGTCGAGGACGGTGAGCTCGACGCGGCGCTGCAGAGCGTGCTGGCCGACCTCTCGCTGGGCTACCCGCAGGGATTCCGTGAGACGAAGGCACTGCTGAACCACGACCTCGTCGAGCGCATCGACCGGCTGGGCGACCAGCTGGCCGAGCAGTCGGCGCGGCTCTTCGGCAGCGACGAGGCCCGCGAGGCGATGCTGGCCTTCTTGTCCCGCAAGGGCTGA
- a CDS encoding acyl-CoA dehydrogenase family protein encodes MSNFTESEERRELRKAVAALGAKYGEHYFYDAANSGRKTTELWSEAGKLGYLGVSIPEEFGGGGGDIGDLAAVCEELAVAGCPLLLMVVSPAIVGTVIAQYGTPEQKQRWLPGLADGTETYAFSITEPDAGSNSHNLVTTATKTEDGGWILKGGKTYISGVDEASHVLVVGRTADARSGKLKPALFMVPTDAEGFNAQEIEMGITSPEKQFTLFFDDIRLPADALVGSEDAGLEQLFAGLNPERIMAASMGTGTARWALNKAVAYAKERDVWGKPIGAHQAIAHPLAQLHIDIEMTRLLTQKAAALYAAGDLMGAGEAANMAKVAAGDAAARAVDTAIQTHGGNGLANEYGLVQALAASRLSNIAPVSKQMALNFVAQFSLGLPKSY; translated from the coding sequence ATGAGCAACTTCACCGAGTCCGAGGAGCGTCGTGAGCTGCGCAAGGCCGTCGCGGCCCTGGGCGCCAAGTATGGCGAGCACTACTTCTACGACGCCGCGAACTCCGGCCGCAAGACCACCGAGCTGTGGTCCGAGGCGGGCAAGCTGGGCTACCTCGGCGTCTCGATCCCCGAGGAGTTCGGTGGCGGTGGCGGCGACATCGGCGACCTCGCCGCAGTGTGCGAGGAGCTGGCGGTCGCCGGCTGCCCGCTGCTGTTGATGGTGGTCTCGCCGGCGATCGTCGGCACGGTCATCGCGCAGTACGGCACGCCCGAGCAGAAGCAGCGCTGGCTGCCCGGCCTGGCCGATGGCACCGAGACGTACGCGTTCAGCATCACCGAGCCGGACGCCGGGTCGAACTCGCACAACCTGGTCACCACGGCCACGAAGACCGAGGACGGCGGCTGGATCCTCAAGGGCGGCAAGACCTACATCTCCGGCGTCGACGAGGCCAGCCACGTGCTGGTCGTCGGTCGCACGGCCGACGCCAGGAGCGGCAAGCTCAAGCCCGCGTTGTTCATGGTGCCGACCGATGCCGAGGGCTTCAACGCCCAGGAGATCGAGATGGGCATCACGAGTCCCGAGAAGCAGTTCACCCTCTTCTTCGACGACATCCGCCTGCCGGCCGACGCGCTGGTCGGCAGCGAGGACGCCGGCCTGGAGCAGCTGTTCGCCGGTCTCAACCCCGAGCGCATCATGGCCGCCTCGATGGGCACGGGCACCGCGCGCTGGGCGCTCAACAAGGCCGTCGCCTACGCCAAGGAGCGCGACGTCTGGGGCAAGCCGATCGGCGCGCACCAGGCGATCGCCCACCCGCTGGCGCAGCTGCACATCGACATCGAGATGACGCGACTGCTGACCCAGAAGGCCGCGGCGCTCTACGCCGCGGGCGACCTGATGGGCGCCGGCGAGGCCGCCAACATGGCCAAGGTCGCCGCCGGTGACGCGGCCGCCCGGGCCGTCGACACGGCGATCCAGACCCACGGCGGCAACGGCCTGGCGAACGAGTACGGTCTCGTGCAGGCCCTGGCCGCGTCGCGCCTGTCGAACATTGCGCCGGTGAGCAAGCAGATGGCCCTCAACTTCGTGGCCCAGTTCTCGCTCGGCCTGCCGAAGTCCTACTGA
- a CDS encoding acetyl/propionyl/methylcrotonyl-CoA carboxylase subunit alpha → MTIRRILVANRGEIARRVFRTARDLGIETVAVFSDADADMPFVAEADLAVRLPGSAPSETYLRGDLVIDAARRTGADAIHPGYGFLSENAAFARDVEAAGLVWIGPSPESIDEMGSKIRAKEIMAAADVPILSVDVASATDADLPLLVKASAGGGGRGMRVVERLEDLDGELAKAQAEAQSAFGDGTVFVEPYLPRARHVEVQILADTHGTVWAVGDRDCSIQRRHQKVVEEAPAPNLSDTARKTLHTAARAAAEAVSYRGAGTVEFLVDGDRVFFLEMNTRLQVEHPVTEQVHGIDLVAAQIAIAEGKPLEGEVSAPQGHSIEVRLYAEDPADDWSPQTGTIRTFDFPETVRVDSAVEVGSVVGIHYDAMIAKVIAHGPDRTTALRILVDALRRSSVHGVTTNRSALRQILEAQPVQDADLWTSMLEEHADAWITTEAGDPLVPVAAALAEATIAAASGRVLSRIPAGFRNVPSQSLTREYEGHEPVRYRSAAGRLTVDGVTLVSIDTFGSAAEVLLEADGVTRRYWVETGEKHVDVDGPEGSTSLTPVPRFVDPADVVAEGSLLAPMPAAVTAVQVADGDRVSKGDPVVVLEAMKMQHTITAPSDGVVSNLAVTVGQQVEAGAVLAVIEEEQE, encoded by the coding sequence GTGACCATCAGAAGAATCCTCGTCGCCAACCGTGGCGAGATCGCCCGCCGCGTGTTCCGCACGGCCCGTGACCTCGGCATCGAGACGGTCGCCGTGTTCTCCGACGCCGACGCCGACATGCCCTTCGTGGCCGAGGCGGACCTCGCGGTGCGCCTGCCCGGCAGCGCGCCCTCGGAGACCTACCTGCGCGGCGACCTCGTGATCGACGCGGCACGCCGCACCGGCGCCGACGCGATCCACCCCGGCTACGGCTTCCTGTCCGAGAACGCCGCCTTCGCCCGTGACGTCGAGGCGGCCGGGCTGGTCTGGATCGGCCCGAGCCCGGAGTCCATCGACGAGATGGGCAGCAAGATCCGCGCCAAGGAGATCATGGCCGCGGCAGACGTGCCGATCCTCTCGGTCGACGTCGCCTCGGCGACCGACGCCGACCTGCCGCTGCTGGTCAAGGCCAGCGCCGGCGGCGGTGGCCGCGGCATGCGCGTGGTCGAGCGCCTCGAGGACCTCGACGGCGAGCTTGCCAAGGCGCAGGCCGAGGCCCAGTCCGCGTTCGGCGACGGCACCGTCTTCGTCGAGCCGTACCTGCCGCGTGCCCGTCACGTCGAGGTGCAGATCCTGGCCGACACGCACGGCACCGTCTGGGCCGTCGGCGACCGTGACTGCTCGATCCAGCGCCGTCACCAGAAGGTCGTGGAGGAGGCGCCCGCGCCGAACCTGTCCGACACCGCACGCAAGACGCTGCACACCGCGGCCCGTGCGGCCGCCGAGGCCGTGAGCTACCGCGGCGCCGGCACGGTCGAGTTCCTCGTCGACGGCGACCGGGTCTTCTTCCTTGAGATGAACACCCGGCTGCAGGTCGAGCACCCCGTCACCGAGCAGGTGCACGGCATCGACCTCGTCGCCGCGCAGATCGCGATCGCCGAGGGCAAGCCGCTCGAGGGCGAGGTCTCCGCGCCGCAGGGCCACTCGATCGAGGTGCGCCTCTACGCCGAGGACCCGGCCGACGACTGGTCGCCGCAGACGGGCACGATCCGCACGTTCGACTTCCCCGAGACGGTCCGCGTCGACTCCGCGGTCGAGGTGGGCAGCGTCGTGGGCATCCACTACGACGCGATGATCGCGAAGGTCATCGCGCACGGCCCCGACCGCACCACCGCGCTGCGCATCCTGGTCGACGCCCTGCGTCGCTCGAGCGTGCACGGTGTCACGACGAACCGGTCGGCCCTGCGTCAGATCCTCGAGGCCCAGCCGGTGCAGGACGCCGACCTGTGGACCTCGATGCTGGAGGAGCACGCCGACGCGTGGATCACGACGGAGGCCGGCGATCCGCTGGTGCCCGTCGCGGCGGCGCTGGCCGAGGCCACGATCGCGGCCGCCTCCGGACGGGTGCTTTCGCGCATCCCCGCCGGGTTCCGCAACGTCCCGAGCCAGTCGCTCACCCGCGAGTACGAGGGCCACGAGCCCGTGCGGTACCGCAGCGCGGCCGGCCGGCTCACGGTCGACGGCGTCACCCTCGTCTCGATCGACACGTTCGGCTCCGCGGCCGAGGTGCTGCTCGAGGCCGACGGCGTCACCCGCCGCTACTGGGTAGAGACCGGCGAGAAGCACGTCGACGTCGACGGTCCGGAGGGTTCGACGAGCCTGACCCCCGTGCCGCGCTTCGTCGACCCGGCCGACGTCGTCGCCGAGGGCTCGCTGCTGGCGCCCATGCCGGCCGCGGTCACCGCGGTCCAGGTCGCCGACGGCGATCGCGTCTCGAAGGGCGACCCCGTCGTCGTCCTCGAGGCCATGAAGATGCAGCACACCATCACGGCGCCGTCCGACGGCGTCGTCAGCAACCTGGCGGTCACCGTCGGGCAGCAGGTCGAGGCCGGAGCCGTCCTCGCCGTCATCGAGGAGGAGCAAGAATGA
- a CDS encoding acyl-CoA carboxylase subunit beta codes for MSAVRTAVDPTSAAYAQNREAALERVADLAEQHAKALAGGGEKYVDRHHSRGKLTARERIELLVDPDAPFLELGALAGWGTDFTVGGSIITGIGVVEGVECMIIANDPTVKGGSSNPVTVKKGFRAAQIAAENRLPTINLVESGGADLPTQKDIFIPGGASFRNITQASEDRRPTVALVFGNSTAGGAYVPGMSDYVVMVDGGAKVFLGGPPLVKMATGEESDDESLGGAQMHAKQSGLADYLAVDERDAIRLGRQIMRRINWRKAGPVPASVYSEPLLDQEDLLGIVPTDLKVPFDPREVIARLVDGSEFDEFKPLYGQSLVTGFAQLHGHPIGILANAQGVLFSQEAQKAAQFIQLANQIDTPLLFLHNTTGYMVGAEYEQGGIIKHGAQMINAVSNSKVPHISIVMGASYGAGHYGMSGRAYDPRFMFSWVGAKSAVMGPAQLAGVMEIVARQSSESKGIPFDAEGFQGIKDLVEQQIEEQSLAYFTSGLGYDDGVIDPRDTRTILGICLSAIANAPVEGARGYGVFRL; via the coding sequence ATGAGTGCAGTCAGGACCGCCGTCGACCCGACGTCGGCCGCGTACGCCCAGAACCGGGAGGCGGCGCTCGAACGCGTCGCCGACCTCGCCGAGCAGCACGCCAAGGCGCTGGCCGGCGGCGGCGAGAAGTACGTGGACCGTCATCACAGCCGAGGCAAGCTGACCGCGCGCGAGCGCATCGAGCTGCTCGTCGACCCGGACGCGCCGTTCCTCGAACTGGGCGCGCTGGCCGGCTGGGGCACCGACTTCACCGTCGGCGGCTCGATCATCACCGGCATCGGTGTCGTCGAGGGCGTCGAGTGCATGATCATCGCCAACGACCCCACGGTGAAGGGCGGCTCGTCCAACCCGGTCACGGTCAAGAAGGGCTTCCGCGCCGCGCAGATCGCGGCCGAGAACCGGCTGCCCACGATCAACCTGGTCGAGTCCGGCGGCGCCGACCTGCCGACGCAGAAGGACATCTTCATCCCCGGCGGCGCCAGCTTCCGCAACATCACGCAGGCCAGTGAGGACCGCCGTCCCACCGTGGCGCTGGTGTTCGGCAACTCCACCGCCGGCGGCGCGTACGTGCCCGGCATGAGCGACTACGTCGTCATGGTCGACGGCGGCGCCAAGGTCTTCCTCGGCGGCCCGCCGCTGGTGAAGATGGCCACCGGCGAGGAGTCCGACGACGAGTCGCTCGGCGGCGCGCAGATGCACGCCAAGCAGTCCGGCCTGGCCGACTACCTGGCCGTCGACGAGCGCGATGCGATCCGACTCGGCCGCCAGATCATGCGTCGCATCAACTGGCGCAAGGCCGGCCCCGTCCCCGCCTCGGTCTACAGCGAGCCGCTGCTGGACCAGGAGGACCTGCTGGGCATCGTCCCGACCGACCTCAAGGTGCCGTTCGACCCGCGTGAGGTCATCGCGCGCCTGGTCGACGGCAGCGAGTTCGACGAGTTCAAGCCGCTCTACGGCCAGAGCCTCGTCACCGGGTTCGCCCAGCTGCACGGCCACCCGATCGGCATCCTGGCCAACGCCCAGGGCGTGCTGTTCAGCCAGGAGGCCCAGAAGGCCGCGCAGTTCATCCAGCTGGCCAACCAGATCGACACACCGCTGCTGTTCCTGCACAACACGACCGGCTACATGGTCGGCGCCGAGTACGAGCAGGGCGGCATCATCAAGCACGGCGCGCAGATGATCAACGCCGTCTCCAACAGCAAGGTCCCGCACATCTCGATCGTGATGGGCGCCTCGTACGGCGCCGGTCACTACGGGATGAGCGGCCGCGCCTACGACCCGCGCTTCATGTTCAGCTGGGTCGGCGCGAAGTCGGCAGTCATGGGCCCGGCGCAGCTGGCCGGCGTCATGGAGATCGTCGCCCGCCAGTCCTCGGAGTCCAAGGGCATCCCGTTCGACGCCGAGGGGTTCCAGGGCATCAAGGACCTCGTCGAGCAGCAGATCGAGGAGCAGTCGCTGGCGTACTTCACCAGCGGCCTGGGCTACGACGACGGCGTCATCGACCCGCGCGACACCCGCACCATCTTGGGCATCTGCCTGTCCGCCATCGCCAACGCGCCCGTCGAGGGCGCCCGCGGCTACGGGGTGTTCCGCCTGTGA
- a CDS encoding winged helix DNA-binding domain-containing protein, whose translation MSPAQVRGERMARQRLIGEPFPDLATCVGTLGAVQFQEFEDSLWSLARRTKDKPSREAIATEIAEGSLVRHHVLRPTWHVVRVEDLGWMLDLTADRIRAQSRPQLRSTGLLEDRDRFVAVVGQIVEAADAPLTRKEIGAALAERGVELKGMALGHVTMGAELDKVVTTGPRRGSWDTFVPYASRIPASDLDRDEALVRLASMYLAGHAPATARDFAWWAGLTLTDARRAFEQVEPEAFDAPTSDGTTFLLSLFDELVIAYQDRSHYEVPTARDGVIDVWGGNLALIDGVVAATWRRLKPTRKADPVLLEITPVRALSPTDRERIESDAASLIDHLDTTVDLQWKDAS comes from the coding sequence ATGAGCCCAGCACAGGTCCGCGGAGAGCGGATGGCTCGGCAACGGTTGATCGGCGAGCCGTTCCCGGACCTCGCCACGTGCGTCGGAACCCTCGGCGCGGTGCAGTTCCAGGAGTTCGAGGACTCGCTGTGGTCGCTGGCCCGGCGCACGAAGGACAAGCCCTCACGTGAGGCGATCGCCACGGAGATCGCCGAGGGCTCGCTGGTGCGGCACCACGTGCTGCGCCCGACGTGGCACGTCGTCCGCGTCGAGGACCTCGGCTGGATGCTCGACCTGACGGCCGACCGGATCCGCGCGCAGTCGCGCCCGCAGCTGCGGTCCACCGGTCTGCTCGAGGACCGCGACCGGTTCGTCGCCGTGGTCGGCCAGATCGTCGAGGCCGCGGACGCCCCGCTGACCCGCAAGGAGATCGGAGCGGCCCTGGCCGAGCGCGGGGTCGAGCTCAAGGGCATGGCGCTCGGGCACGTCACGATGGGCGCCGAGCTGGACAAGGTCGTCACGACCGGCCCTCGCCGCGGCAGCTGGGACACCTTCGTTCCCTACGCCTCGCGCATCCCGGCCAGCGACCTCGACCGCGACGAGGCGCTCGTCCGTCTCGCGTCGATGTACCTGGCCGGCCACGCGCCCGCCACCGCCCGCGACTTCGCCTGGTGGGCCGGCCTGACCCTCACCGACGCGCGGCGCGCGTTCGAGCAGGTCGAGCCCGAGGCGTTCGACGCGCCCACCTCGGACGGCACCACGTTCCTGCTGAGCCTCTTCGACGAGCTCGTCATCGCCTACCAGGACCGCTCGCACTACGAGGTGCCCACGGCGCGCGACGGAGTCATCGACGTCTGGGGCGGCAACCTGGCCCTGATCGACGGCGTCGTCGCCGCGACCTGGCGTCGCCTCAAGCCCACGCGCAAGGCCGACCCGGTCCTGCTCGAGATCACCCCCGTGCGAGCCCTCTCGCCCACCGACCGCGAGCGCATCGAGTCCGATGCCGCCTCGCTCATCGACCACCTCGACACCACCGTCGACCTGCAGTGGAAGGACGCTTCATGA